One Actinoplanes missouriensis 431 DNA segment encodes these proteins:
- the trpA gene encoding tryptophan synthase subunit alpha, translating into MQNRIGATFEKAKSENRAVLVGCMPAGFPTVDDSIEQMIEMHRAGCDVIEVEMPYSDPVMDGPVIQKASDIALANGVRTRDTLKIIDAVSSAGATVVLMTYWNPIEKYGVDAFARDLAAAGATGLITPDLIPDEAGEWIDASDQHHIDRTFLVAPSSTDERIAMTLANCRGFVYATALMGVTGARTSVSSQAPELVARIRATDPSMPIGVGLGVGNGAQAAEVAAFADGVIVGSALIRCVLEAPDRKTGLERLRALSAELAEGVRTR; encoded by the coding sequence ATGCAAAACCGTATTGGGGCGACCTTCGAGAAGGCGAAGTCCGAGAACCGCGCGGTGCTGGTCGGCTGCATGCCGGCCGGCTTCCCGACGGTCGACGACAGCATCGAGCAGATGATCGAGATGCACCGTGCGGGGTGCGACGTCATCGAGGTCGAGATGCCGTACTCGGACCCGGTCATGGACGGCCCGGTGATCCAGAAAGCGAGCGACATCGCGCTCGCCAACGGTGTCCGCACCAGGGACACCCTGAAGATCATCGACGCGGTCTCGTCGGCCGGCGCCACCGTGGTGCTGATGACCTACTGGAACCCGATCGAGAAGTACGGTGTCGACGCGTTCGCCCGTGACCTCGCGGCGGCCGGGGCCACCGGGCTGATCACGCCCGACCTGATCCCGGACGAGGCGGGCGAGTGGATCGACGCTTCAGATCAACACCACATCGACCGTACGTTCCTGGTCGCGCCGAGCTCGACCGACGAGCGCATCGCGATGACCCTCGCGAACTGCCGCGGTTTCGTCTACGCCACCGCGCTGATGGGCGTGACCGGCGCCCGTACCTCGGTCTCCTCCCAGGCTCCGGAGCTGGTGGCCCGGATCCGGGCGACCGATCCCTCGATGCCGATCGGGGTGGGTCTCGGTGTCGGCAACGGCGCACAGGCCGCCGAGGTGGCGGCGTTCGCCGACGGGGTGATCGTCGGCAGCGCGCTGATCCGCTGCGTGCTCGAGGCACCGGACCGCAAGACCGGGCTGGAGCGGCTTCGCGCCCTGAGCGCTGAACTGGCCGAAGGCGTACGCACCCGCTGA
- a CDS encoding GNAT family N-acetyltransferase, whose translation MAPVDSGLFDRLERFYDALPRPWARIEEIGALTLFVREGEGWPYYARPRPGSHTPSAADLVETRRRQRDLGVPEAFEWVHESMPDLLPVARSAGLDVLLAPLLVLDPAALVPDLPIRGAKIRYLDPAAASFAADLGASHAVARLGFGAPAYRAPLEMAENTLVIDGAGPAERDAAEAPSEEAVRHARAMFETGDYITAVAESPDDGILATATGQRVGDVAEIVGVATLPSARNRGYASQLTATLTGRLLATGVDLVLLSAGDDDVARLYTRVGFRRVGTACIASPAAASL comes from the coding sequence ATGGCGCCAGTGGATTCCGGCCTCTTCGACCGACTCGAACGGTTCTACGACGCTTTGCCCCGCCCCTGGGCGCGGATCGAGGAGATCGGTGCGCTGACTCTCTTCGTCCGCGAGGGAGAGGGCTGGCCCTACTATGCCCGTCCGCGGCCGGGTTCGCACACCCCTTCGGCGGCAGACCTCGTCGAAACCCGCCGCCGGCAGCGCGACCTGGGCGTTCCCGAGGCTTTCGAGTGGGTTCACGAGAGCATGCCGGACCTGCTCCCGGTGGCCCGTTCGGCCGGGCTGGACGTGTTGCTGGCTCCCCTGCTGGTGCTGGACCCCGCGGCGCTCGTCCCCGACCTGCCGATCCGCGGCGCCAAGATCCGCTATCTGGACCCGGCAGCCGCCAGCTTCGCCGCCGATCTGGGCGCCTCCCATGCCGTCGCCCGCCTCGGCTTCGGCGCGCCGGCCTACCGCGCGCCCCTGGAGATGGCGGAGAACACACTGGTCATCGACGGTGCCGGCCCCGCCGAGCGGGACGCGGCCGAGGCGCCGAGCGAGGAGGCGGTGCGGCACGCGCGGGCCATGTTCGAGACCGGCGACTACATCACAGCCGTCGCCGAGTCCCCCGACGACGGCATCCTCGCCACCGCGACCGGCCAGCGCGTCGGCGACGTCGCGGAGATCGTCGGCGTCGCGACCCTGCCGTCGGCCCGCAACCGGGGGTACGCGTCGCAGCTCACCGCCACGCTCACCGGCCGGCTGCTGGCGACCGGGGTCGATCTCGTCCTGCTGTCGGCCGGGGACGACGACGTGGCCCGCCTCTACACCCGCGTCGGGTTCCGCCGGGTGGGCACCGCCTGCATCGCGTCACCGGCGGCCGCGTCCCTGTGA
- a CDS encoding NAD(P)-binding protein, translated as MRTAVVVGAAMSGLAAAGALSRTGWRVVVLERAERVAAPRAAVVLRPNGQRDPDRLRGDDRGGRPDRRPAAET; from the coding sequence ATGCGTACGGCTGTGGTCGTCGGCGCGGCCATGTCCGGGCTCGCCGCAGCCGGGGCGCTCTCCCGGACCGGTTGGCGGGTCGTCGTCCTGGAACGCGCGGAACGGGTCGCGGCGCCCCGGGCCGCCGTCGTGCTCCGGCCCAACGGCCAGCGCGATCCGGACCGGCTTCGAGGTGACGACCGTGGCGGCCGGCCGGACCGGCGTCCCGCCGCCGAAACCTGA
- a CDS encoding Trp biosynthesis-associated membrane protein encodes MTTRRTHLTAIAACLAGAGLTLYAVTRVWSVQVEHRTGLSDLRTEQTGAESQPWLIGLAVVALAGTGALLATRGRVRRGLGVLLALIGVGIVAGGVLARVTLDAGEAGAAAAIWPVACVLGGAAVAAGGVLAARHGHLWSAMSARYERSSAPPPQPDVSADSRTLWDALDRGEDPTVR; translated from the coding sequence ATGACCACCCGCCGGACCCATCTCACCGCGATCGCCGCCTGCCTGGCCGGCGCCGGTCTCACCCTCTACGCCGTGACCCGGGTCTGGTCGGTCCAGGTCGAGCACCGGACCGGCCTCTCCGACCTGCGCACCGAGCAGACCGGCGCCGAGTCCCAGCCCTGGCTGATCGGGCTGGCGGTGGTCGCGCTGGCCGGGACCGGCGCGCTGCTCGCCACCCGGGGCAGGGTGCGGCGCGGGCTGGGCGTGCTGCTCGCGCTGATCGGCGTGGGCATCGTGGCCGGCGGCGTGCTGGCGCGCGTCACGCTGGACGCCGGTGAGGCCGGCGCCGCAGCCGCGATCTGGCCGGTGGCGTGCGTGCTGGGCGGCGCGGCCGTCGCGGCGGGCGGCGTGCTTGCCGCGCGGCACGGCCATCTCTGGTCGGCCATGTCAGCGAGGTACGAGCGGAGCAGCGCGCCCCCGCCGCAGCCGGATGTCTCGGCGGACAGCAGGACTCTGTGGGACGCGCTGGATCGAGGGGAAGATCCCACCGTTCGCTGA
- the lgt gene encoding prolipoprotein diacylglyceryl transferase translates to MNIAAIPSPTTSVWHLGPFPLRAYALCIIAGMVVATLLMEKRLRNRGVAPWTSLDMVVWAVPFGIIGARIYHLITSPQDYFGAGGDPIRAFYIWEGGLGIWGAVAGGALGAWIAARQIGLPLSVFADALAPALPVAQALGRIGNWFNNELYGKVTTLPWGLEIHEMDSANPGHATVIDGEPVTKPELYHPTFLYEAIWDLGIAGVVWLLDRKFKFGRGRAFALYVMLYTAGRAWIEMLRTDEANHFFGIRLNVFTAIILFLAAAVYFVVVRGPREYVVPIDAPSSAEAVAGNASEDVSQVDVTAGGGAAAKTPTAYQVVDEERFREYQRTGILAPVAASSPTGSSAESASGSESGSESESVPTASSPDDKN, encoded by the coding sequence GTGAACATCGCCGCCATCCCCAGCCCGACGACGTCCGTGTGGCATCTCGGACCCTTCCCGCTTCGGGCCTACGCGCTGTGCATCATCGCCGGCATGGTCGTCGCCACGCTCCTGATGGAGAAGCGCCTGCGCAACCGTGGTGTGGCCCCGTGGACCTCGCTGGACATGGTCGTGTGGGCGGTGCCGTTCGGCATCATCGGCGCCCGGATCTACCACCTGATCACCTCGCCGCAGGACTACTTCGGCGCCGGTGGCGACCCGATCCGCGCCTTCTACATCTGGGAGGGCGGCCTCGGCATCTGGGGCGCGGTGGCCGGCGGCGCGCTCGGCGCCTGGATCGCGGCCCGGCAAATCGGCCTGCCGCTGAGCGTCTTCGCCGACGCGCTCGCCCCGGCGCTGCCGGTGGCCCAGGCGCTCGGCCGGATCGGCAACTGGTTCAACAACGAGCTCTACGGCAAGGTCACCACGCTGCCGTGGGGCCTCGAGATCCACGAGATGGACTCGGCCAACCCCGGCCACGCCACCGTGATCGACGGCGAGCCGGTCACCAAGCCGGAGCTCTATCACCCCACCTTCCTGTACGAGGCGATCTGGGACCTCGGCATCGCCGGTGTGGTGTGGCTGCTGGACCGGAAGTTCAAGTTCGGCCGTGGACGGGCGTTCGCGCTCTACGTGATGCTCTACACCGCCGGGCGCGCCTGGATCGAGATGCTGCGCACCGACGAGGCGAACCACTTCTTCGGCATCCGGCTCAACGTGTTCACCGCGATCATCCTGTTCCTGGCGGCGGCGGTGTACTTCGTGGTGGTGCGCGGCCCCCGGGAGTACGTGGTGCCGATCGACGCGCCGTCCTCCGCGGAGGCTGTCGCGGGGAATGCCTCGGAAGATGTCTCGCAGGTGGACGTCACGGCTGGTGGCGGTGCTGCCGCGAAGACGCCGACCGCGTATCAGGTGGTGGACGAGGAGCGGTTCCGGGAGTACCAGCGGACCGGGATCTTGGCGCCCGTCGCCGCGTCCTCTCCCACGGGATCTTCCGCGGAGTCAGCGTCAGGGTCGGAGTCCGGGTCGGAGTCGGAGTCGGTTCCGACCGCCTCCTCGCCGGACGACAAGAACTGA
- the trpC gene encoding indole-3-glycerol phosphate synthase TrpC yields the protein MTSDQAEAGSGGPAKAPQNVLEEILAGVREDVAARQERTPLEKVRELAAAAPPAIDAYAALRKPGVAVIAEVKRSSPSKGTLADIPDPAELAGEYAAGGARCISVLTEGRWFGGSLDDLVAVRKSVKIPVLRKDFVVSSYQVHEARAHGADLVLLIVAALEQNVLVGLLERIESLGMTALVEVHNEEEADRALEANAKVIGVNARDLRTLEVDRSVFERIAPGLPNNVVKIAESGVRGPHDLIRYASAGADAVLVGEGLVTQKSPRDAVAELVNAGNHPATPRPVR from the coding sequence GTGACATCCGATCAGGCGGAAGCGGGCAGTGGCGGCCCCGCGAAAGCTCCGCAGAACGTTCTCGAGGAAATCCTCGCCGGTGTGCGTGAGGATGTAGCGGCGCGCCAGGAGCGCACGCCGCTGGAGAAGGTGCGTGAGCTCGCGGCGGCGGCTCCGCCCGCGATCGACGCGTACGCCGCGTTGCGCAAGCCCGGCGTGGCGGTGATCGCCGAGGTGAAGCGCTCGTCGCCGTCCAAGGGCACGCTCGCCGACATCCCGGACCCGGCCGAGCTGGCCGGGGAGTACGCGGCCGGCGGCGCGCGCTGCATCAGCGTGCTCACCGAGGGCCGCTGGTTCGGCGGCTCGCTGGACGACCTCGTCGCCGTGCGCAAGTCGGTCAAGATCCCGGTCCTGCGCAAGGACTTCGTGGTCTCCAGCTATCAGGTGCACGAGGCGCGGGCACACGGCGCCGACCTGGTGCTGCTGATCGTCGCGGCCCTCGAGCAGAACGTTCTGGTCGGCCTCCTGGAGCGCATCGAGTCGCTGGGCATGACCGCCCTCGTCGAGGTGCACAACGAGGAGGAGGCGGACCGGGCGCTGGAGGCGAACGCGAAGGTCATCGGGGTCAACGCCCGCGACCTGCGCACCCTCGAGGTGGACCGGTCGGTCTTCGAGCGCATCGCGCCGGGCCTGCCGAACAACGTGGTCAAGATCGCCGAGTCCGGCGTGCGCGGGCCGCACGACCTGATCCGGTACGCGTCCGCCGGCGCCGACGCGGTGCTGGTCGGCGAGGGCCTGGTCACCCAGAAGTCGCCGCGGGACGCGGTGGCCGAACTGGTGAACGCGGGCAACCACCCGGCGACGCCCCGGCCGGTCCGATGA
- a CDS encoding anthranilate synthase component I, with protein MTSGATTPGESEFLRSRKRVVPVTRKLLADGETPVGVYTKLAGGPGTFLLESAEQGVAWSRYSFVGVRSAATLVEKDGQAAWLGTPPEGVPLGGDPVAALRETVAALTGGAAPAEGLPPLTGGMVGYLSYDLVRRFERLPATASDDVPLPEIGMMLATDLVVLDHHEGSALLVANAVLGEDADDAARLAAYHQAVGRLDAMTTALSRPTPPMVSTVDRQPAGEPVSRTGPGEYQKAVETAKEAIRAGECFQIVVAQRFERPTDANALDVYRVLRATNPSPYMYLLRFDDFDIVGSSPEAHLKVSANRTALLHPIAGTRWRGATPEQDAALAAELLADPKERSEHVMLVDLGRNDLGRVCEPGSVEVPEFARIERYSHVMHIVSTVVGKLREDRTAFDALAATFPAGTLSGAPKVRAMEIIEELEPTRRGLYGGTVGYFGFAGDMDMAIAIRTALLKDGVAYVGAGAGIVADSDPPAEEQETRNKAAAVLAAIASAETLRAAR; from the coding sequence ATGACCAGCGGAGCCACCACACCCGGTGAGTCGGAGTTCCTGCGGAGCCGGAAACGGGTCGTGCCGGTCACCCGCAAGCTGCTCGCGGACGGTGAGACGCCGGTCGGCGTCTACACCAAGCTGGCCGGCGGGCCGGGCACCTTCCTGCTGGAGTCGGCGGAGCAGGGCGTCGCCTGGTCGCGGTACTCCTTCGTCGGTGTCCGCAGCGCCGCGACGCTGGTGGAGAAGGACGGTCAGGCGGCATGGCTCGGGACGCCTCCGGAAGGCGTACCGCTGGGGGGTGATCCGGTCGCGGCCCTGCGCGAGACGGTGGCCGCGCTGACCGGTGGGGCCGCGCCCGCGGAGGGTCTGCCCCCGCTCACCGGCGGCATGGTCGGCTATCTCAGCTACGACCTGGTCCGCCGGTTCGAGCGGCTCCCGGCCACCGCGTCCGACGACGTGCCGCTGCCCGAGATCGGCATGATGCTCGCCACCGATCTGGTGGTGCTCGACCACCACGAGGGGTCGGCGCTGCTGGTGGCGAACGCGGTGCTCGGCGAGGACGCCGACGACGCGGCCCGGCTCGCCGCCTACCACCAGGCGGTCGGCCGGCTGGACGCGATGACGACCGCGCTGTCCCGGCCCACCCCGCCGATGGTCTCCACGGTGGACCGGCAACCGGCCGGTGAGCCGGTCAGCCGGACCGGGCCGGGGGAGTACCAGAAGGCGGTGGAGACGGCGAAGGAGGCGATCCGGGCCGGCGAGTGCTTCCAGATCGTGGTGGCGCAGCGGTTCGAGCGGCCGACCGACGCGAACGCGCTCGACGTCTACCGGGTGCTGCGGGCCACCAACCCGAGCCCGTACATGTACCTGCTGCGCTTCGACGACTTCGACATCGTCGGCTCGTCGCCGGAGGCGCACCTCAAGGTCAGCGCGAACCGCACCGCGCTGTTGCACCCGATCGCCGGCACCCGCTGGCGGGGCGCCACCCCGGAGCAGGACGCCGCGCTCGCCGCCGAGCTGCTCGCCGACCCGAAGGAGCGGTCCGAGCACGTCATGCTCGTCGACCTGGGCCGCAACGACCTGGGCCGGGTCTGCGAGCCGGGGTCGGTCGAGGTGCCGGAGTTCGCCCGCATCGAGCGGTACAGCCACGTCATGCACATCGTCTCCACGGTCGTCGGCAAGCTGCGCGAGGACCGCACCGCCTTCGACGCGCTGGCCGCGACGTTCCCGGCCGGCACGCTCTCCGGGGCGCCGAAAGTGCGGGCCATGGAGATCATCGAGGAGCTGGAGCCGACCCGGCGCGGCCTCTACGGCGGCACGGTCGGCTACTTCGGATTCGCCGGTGACATGGACATGGCGATCGCGATCCGGACCGCGCTGCTCAAGGACGGCGTCGCCTACGTCGGCGCGGGCGCCGGCATCGTGGCCGACTCCGACCCGCCCGCCGAGGAGCAGGAGACCCGCAACAAGGCGGCCGCCGTGCTCGCCGCCATCGCCTCCGCCGAGACCCTGCGCGCGGCCCGATGA
- the trpB gene encoding tryptophan synthase subunit beta, with protein sequence MTAPSLPDLAGHFGRYGGRFVPEALIKALDELDAAYRSAKADPEFQARFQDLLLNYAGVPSLLYRATRLSEALGAEILLKREDLNHTGAHKVRNVLGQALLAKRMGKPRVIAETGAGQHGVASATAAALLDLECVVYMGEMDTERQALNVARMRMLGATVVPVTNGSRTLKDALNEALRDWVTTVDTTHYLLGTAAGPHPFPELVRDFVGGIGVEARAQCLELTGRLPDAVAACVGGGSNAIGIFHAFVPDSSVRLYGFEAGGDGVETGRHAASITGGSVGVLHGNRTYLLQDDDGQTIESHSISAGLDYPGVGPEHAWLHDTGRASYEPVTDAEAMAAFQLLCRTEGIIPAIESSHALAGAAKIAPRLREELGRTPTIVINLSGRGDKDVHTAGAYFGILDPVETVVPGENT encoded by the coding sequence ATGACCGCGCCCTCGCTTCCCGACCTGGCCGGTCACTTCGGGCGGTACGGCGGCCGGTTCGTGCCGGAAGCGCTGATCAAGGCGCTGGACGAGCTGGACGCGGCGTACCGCTCGGCGAAGGCGGACCCGGAGTTCCAGGCCCGGTTCCAGGACCTGCTGCTCAACTACGCCGGCGTGCCGTCCCTGCTGTACCGGGCGACCCGGCTCTCCGAGGCGCTCGGCGCGGAGATCCTGCTGAAGCGGGAGGACCTGAACCACACCGGCGCCCACAAGGTGCGCAACGTGCTGGGTCAGGCGCTGCTCGCCAAGCGGATGGGCAAGCCCCGGGTGATCGCCGAGACCGGCGCCGGCCAGCACGGTGTCGCGAGCGCCACGGCGGCCGCGCTGCTCGACCTCGAGTGCGTGGTCTACATGGGCGAGATGGACACCGAGCGGCAGGCGCTCAACGTGGCCCGGATGCGGATGCTCGGCGCCACCGTGGTCCCGGTGACGAACGGCTCGCGCACCCTGAAGGACGCGCTCAACGAGGCGCTCCGCGACTGGGTGACGACCGTCGACACCACCCACTACCTGCTCGGCACCGCGGCCGGGCCGCACCCGTTCCCGGAGCTGGTCCGCGACTTCGTCGGCGGCATCGGCGTCGAGGCGCGGGCGCAGTGCCTGGAGCTGACCGGCAGGCTGCCGGACGCCGTGGCGGCCTGTGTCGGCGGCGGCTCCAACGCCATCGGCATCTTCCACGCGTTCGTGCCCGATTCCTCGGTTCGCCTCTACGGCTTCGAGGCCGGCGGCGACGGCGTGGAGACCGGCCGGCACGCGGCGTCGATCACCGGTGGCTCGGTGGGCGTGCTGCACGGCAACCGGACGTACCTGCTGCAGGACGACGACGGGCAGACCATCGAGTCGCACTCGATCTCGGCGGGCCTGGACTACCCGGGCGTCGGCCCGGAGCATGCCTGGCTGCACGACACCGGGCGGGCGTCCTACGAGCCGGTCACCGATGCCGAGGCGATGGCGGCGTTCCAGCTGCTCTGCCGCACCGAGGGGATCATCCCGGCGATCGAGAGCTCACACGCCCTGGCCGGGGCCGCGAAGATCGCGCCGCGGCTGCGCGAGGAGCTGGGCCGGACCCCGACCATCGTGATCAACCTGTCCGGGCGCGGCGACAAGGACGTGCACACGGCCGGCGCCTACTTCGGCATCCTCGACCCGGTCGAGACGGTCGTCCCCGGGGAGAACACGTGA
- the hisI gene encoding phosphoribosyl-AMP cyclohydrolase, producing MPVPETETTLDPAIAARLKRNPDGLVAAIVQEHGTGDVLMLAWMDDEALRRTLATGRATYWSRSRNEYWVKGATSGHHQQVRKVSLDCDGDALLLTVVQTGAACHTGTHTCFTDDLAVEES from the coding sequence GTGCCCGTACCCGAAACAGAGACGACCCTCGACCCGGCGATCGCCGCCAGGCTCAAGCGCAACCCGGACGGACTCGTCGCCGCGATCGTGCAGGAGCACGGCACCGGCGACGTCCTGATGCTCGCCTGGATGGACGACGAGGCGCTGCGCCGCACGCTCGCCACCGGCCGCGCCACCTACTGGTCCCGCAGCCGGAACGAGTACTGGGTGAAGGGCGCCACCTCCGGCCACCACCAGCAGGTGCGGAAGGTGTCGCTGGACTGTGACGGCGACGCGCTGCTGCTCACCGTGGTGCAGACCGGCGCGGCCTGCCACACCGGCACGCACACGTGCTTCACCGACGACCTGGCTGTGGAGGAGTCATGA